One genomic region from Phragmites australis chromosome 1, lpPhrAust1.1, whole genome shotgun sequence encodes:
- the LOC133918724 gene encoding phosphatidylinositol/phosphatidylcholine transfer protein SFH6-like isoform X2 yields MSGSIDRRAVPCDCFEGYAHSDEKKECKSDEDNSDGEMKAKRASFKKRAISAGNKFRHSLRRKSKTKSDNHVVSIEDIRDVQELETVERFRQCLVNEGLLPERHDDYHMMLRFLKARKFNIEKAKHMWSEMLRWRKEFGADNIEEFDYTELHEVVKYYPQFYHGVDKEGRPVYIELLGKVDANKLVQITTIDRYVKYHVKESERCLQMRFPACSIAAKRHIDSCTAILDVQGVGLKNFSKDARELIMRLQKVNNDNYPETLYQLYIINAGKGFKILWGTIKSFLDPETASKIHVLGSKYQNELLEIIDDSELPDFLGGKCRCEEYGGCPKSDKGPWKDPEIIKRILNGEANYGRQIHSISSIEGKEVGCTEPQHSTKQGIDVFAESSSEVEDVSSPTASVNPIINPHLTPVPESKFPGHASTSDAPPVIEDGIPVVDKVVDACIDPTASSMASTSGSLPLRNIPTLRGLQTRIAAWLTALIAIACGHHSDEFPQGFMEDDTVSSALRRIDELEEKVQILEARPPQVPFEKEELLNAAVRRVDAVEAELISMKKALYETLIRQDELVAYIDQQQTVKFCRKKLCL; encoded by the exons ATGTCGGGGTCCATCGACCGGCGCGCGGTGCCTTGTGACT GTTTTGAGGGCTATGCTCACAGTGATGAAAAGAAAGAGTGCAAATCGGATGAAGACAACTCAGACGGAGAAATGAAGGCTAAAAGAGCTTCCTTCAAGAAGAGAGCGATTAGTGCGGGGAATAAATTTAGGCATTCCTTAAGGAGGAAGAGTAAAACGAAGAGTGATAATCATGTAGTCTCCATAGAAGACATAAGAGATGTTCAGGAGCTGGAGACTGTTGAAAGGTTCCGCCAGTGTTTAGTTAATGAAGGCTTGTTGCCAGAACGCCATGATGATTATCACATGATGTTGAG GTTCCTGAAAGCAAGAAAATTTAATATCGAGAAAGCAAAGCATATGTGGTCAGAAATGCTTAGATGGAGGAAGGAATTTGGGGCCGACAATATAGAG GAATTTGACTACACTGAATTACATGAAGTTGTGAAGTACTATCCACAATTTTATCATGGTGTAGACAAAGAGGGAAGGCCTGTTTACATAGAACTACTTGGGAAAGTTGATGCCAACAAACTAGTACAAATCACTACTATTGACCGATACGTAAAATATCATGTCAAGGAGTCTGAGAGATGTCTCCAGATGAGGTTTCCAGCTTGCTCTATTGCTGCGAAAAGACACATAGACTCATGTACTGCAATCTTGGATGTGCAAGGGGtg GGCCTAAAGAACTTCTCAAAAGATGCAAGAGAGCTAATAATGCGGTTGCAGAAGGTCAACAATGACAACTATCCAGAG ACCTTGTACCAATTGTACATCATAAATGCTGGCAAAGGCTTCAAGATCTTATGGGGTACAATAAAATCATTTCTTGATCCGGAAACTGCCTCAAAAATTCAT GTCCTTGGAAGCAAGTACCAGAATGAACTACTTGAAATAATTGATGACAG TGAACTCCCAGATTTCCTTGGTGGCAAATGCAGGTGTGAAGAATATGGAGGTTGTCCAAAATCTGATAAAGGCCCTTGGAAGGACCCTGAAATTATCAAG AGGATCCTCAATGGTGAAGCAAACTATGGTCGGCAAATTCACTCTATATCAAGCATCGAAGGGAAGGAAGTTGGTTGTACTGAGCCTCAACACTCAACC AAACAAGGCATTGATGTGTTTGCCGAATCTAGTTCTGAAGTGGAAGATGTTTCTTCTCCTACTGCTTCAGTGAACCCCATCATAAACCCTCATTTGACCCCTGTGCCCGAG TCAAAATTTCCAGGGCATGCTTCCACATCTGATGCTCCTCCCGTTATAGAGGATGGCATCCCTGTTGTTGACAAGGTTGTGGATGCATGCATTGATCCAACAGCCAGCTCAATGGCTTCCACCTCAG GTTCACTCCCCTTGAGAAATATACCAACATTGAGAGGACTTCAAACTCGAATTGCTGCGTGGTTGACAGCCTTAATC GCCATTGCTTGTGGTCACCATAGCGATGAGTTCCCTCAAGGATTTATGGAAGATGATACCGTTTCATCTGCGTTAAGACGGATTGATGAATTGGAGGAGAAGGTACAGATACTTGAAGCAAGGCCACCCCAAGTGCCATTTGAAAAGGAAGAATTGCTAAATGCAGCTGTCCGCCGTGTGGATGCAGTGGAAGCTGAGCTAATTTCTATGAAGAAG GCCCTGTATGAGACATTAATTCGGCAGGATGAGCTTGTTGCATATATTGACCAGCAGCAGACAGTCAAGTTTTGT AGAAAGAAGTTGTGCCTGTAA
- the LOC133918724 gene encoding phosphatidylinositol/phosphatidylcholine transfer protein SFH6-like isoform X1: MSGSIDRRAVPCDCFEGYAHSDEKKECKSDEDNSDGEMKAKRASFKKRAISAGNKFRHSLRRKSKTKSDNHVVSIEDIRDVQELETVERFRQCLVNEGLLPERHDDYHMMLRFLKARKFNIEKAKHMWSEMLRWRKEFGADNIEEFDYTELHEVVKYYPQFYHGVDKEGRPVYIELLGKVDANKLVQITTIDRYVKYHVKESERCLQMRFPACSIAAKRHIDSCTAILDVQGVGLKNFSKDARELIMRLQKVNNDNYPETLYQLYIINAGKGFKILWGTIKSFLDPETASKIHVLGSKYQNELLEIIDDSELPDFLGGKCRCEEYGGCPKSDKGPWKDPEIIKRILNGEANYGRQIHSISSIEGKEVGCTEPQHSTKQGIDVFAESSSEVEDVSSPTASVNPIINPHLTPVPESKFPGHASTSDAPPVIEDGIPVVDKVVDACIDPTASSMASTSGSLPLRNIPTLRGLQTRIAAWLTALIVSLLTFLRAVPSVMTKRFANQAIACGHHSDEFPQGFMEDDTVSSALRRIDELEEKVQILEARPPQVPFEKEELLNAAVRRVDAVEAELISMKKALYETLIRQDELVAYIDQQQTVKFCRKKLCL; the protein is encoded by the exons ATGTCGGGGTCCATCGACCGGCGCGCGGTGCCTTGTGACT GTTTTGAGGGCTATGCTCACAGTGATGAAAAGAAAGAGTGCAAATCGGATGAAGACAACTCAGACGGAGAAATGAAGGCTAAAAGAGCTTCCTTCAAGAAGAGAGCGATTAGTGCGGGGAATAAATTTAGGCATTCCTTAAGGAGGAAGAGTAAAACGAAGAGTGATAATCATGTAGTCTCCATAGAAGACATAAGAGATGTTCAGGAGCTGGAGACTGTTGAAAGGTTCCGCCAGTGTTTAGTTAATGAAGGCTTGTTGCCAGAACGCCATGATGATTATCACATGATGTTGAG GTTCCTGAAAGCAAGAAAATTTAATATCGAGAAAGCAAAGCATATGTGGTCAGAAATGCTTAGATGGAGGAAGGAATTTGGGGCCGACAATATAGAG GAATTTGACTACACTGAATTACATGAAGTTGTGAAGTACTATCCACAATTTTATCATGGTGTAGACAAAGAGGGAAGGCCTGTTTACATAGAACTACTTGGGAAAGTTGATGCCAACAAACTAGTACAAATCACTACTATTGACCGATACGTAAAATATCATGTCAAGGAGTCTGAGAGATGTCTCCAGATGAGGTTTCCAGCTTGCTCTATTGCTGCGAAAAGACACATAGACTCATGTACTGCAATCTTGGATGTGCAAGGGGtg GGCCTAAAGAACTTCTCAAAAGATGCAAGAGAGCTAATAATGCGGTTGCAGAAGGTCAACAATGACAACTATCCAGAG ACCTTGTACCAATTGTACATCATAAATGCTGGCAAAGGCTTCAAGATCTTATGGGGTACAATAAAATCATTTCTTGATCCGGAAACTGCCTCAAAAATTCAT GTCCTTGGAAGCAAGTACCAGAATGAACTACTTGAAATAATTGATGACAG TGAACTCCCAGATTTCCTTGGTGGCAAATGCAGGTGTGAAGAATATGGAGGTTGTCCAAAATCTGATAAAGGCCCTTGGAAGGACCCTGAAATTATCAAG AGGATCCTCAATGGTGAAGCAAACTATGGTCGGCAAATTCACTCTATATCAAGCATCGAAGGGAAGGAAGTTGGTTGTACTGAGCCTCAACACTCAACC AAACAAGGCATTGATGTGTTTGCCGAATCTAGTTCTGAAGTGGAAGATGTTTCTTCTCCTACTGCTTCAGTGAACCCCATCATAAACCCTCATTTGACCCCTGTGCCCGAG TCAAAATTTCCAGGGCATGCTTCCACATCTGATGCTCCTCCCGTTATAGAGGATGGCATCCCTGTTGTTGACAAGGTTGTGGATGCATGCATTGATCCAACAGCCAGCTCAATGGCTTCCACCTCAG GTTCACTCCCCTTGAGAAATATACCAACATTGAGAGGACTTCAAACTCGAATTGCTGCGTGGTTGACAGCCTTAATCGTAAGCCTTCTGACATTCCTTCGTGCTGTCCCAAGCGTAATGACTAAAAGGTTCGCAAACCAGGCCATTGCTTGTGGTCACCATAGCGATGAGTTCCCTCAAGGATTTATGGAAGATGATACCGTTTCATCTGCGTTAAGACGGATTGATGAATTGGAGGAGAAGGTACAGATACTTGAAGCAAGGCCACCCCAAGTGCCATTTGAAAAGGAAGAATTGCTAAATGCAGCTGTCCGCCGTGTGGATGCAGTGGAAGCTGAGCTAATTTCTATGAAGAAG GCCCTGTATGAGACATTAATTCGGCAGGATGAGCTTGTTGCATATATTGACCAGCAGCAGACAGTCAAGTTTTGT AGAAAGAAGTTGTGCCTGTAA